A stretch of the Halomonas sp. BDJS001 genome encodes the following:
- the ugpE gene encoding sn-glycerol-3-phosphate ABC transporter permease UgpE yields the protein MVENRPWANLIAHIVLISGVALVAFPVYVAIIASTHSLSGLLQGTLPLLPGGHGIENYTRMWQSGVSNAGAPPAAQMLWNSFIMAMAITVGKLSISLLSAFAIVYFRFRFRMFFFWIIFVTLMLPVEVRIIPTFQVAADLKMLNSFAGLSIPLIASATATFLFRQFFMTIPEEMLEAARVDGAGPLKFFKDILMPLSVTNIAALFVIMFIYGWNQYLWPLIITTDPDYYTIVMGIQRMTSEENPQWQLVMAAVVMAALPPVLVILFMQRLFVKGLTETEK from the coding sequence ATGGTTGAAAACCGCCCTTGGGCAAACCTGATAGCCCATATCGTTTTGATCTCTGGCGTCGCGCTGGTGGCTTTTCCGGTGTATGTCGCGATTATTGCCTCGACCCACTCACTCTCGGGCTTGTTGCAGGGCACGCTGCCACTGCTACCCGGCGGTCATGGGATCGAAAACTACACACGCATGTGGCAATCCGGCGTTTCCAACGCCGGCGCACCGCCCGCCGCCCAAATGCTCTGGAACAGCTTTATCATGGCCATGGCAATCACCGTAGGTAAGCTGTCGATCTCACTGCTTTCCGCCTTTGCCATCGTCTACTTCCGTTTCCGCTTTCGGATGTTCTTTTTCTGGATCATTTTCGTCACGTTGATGCTGCCGGTGGAAGTGCGCATCATTCCGACGTTTCAGGTGGCTGCGGATCTTAAAATGCTCAATAGCTTTGCCGGGCTGTCGATCCCACTGATCGCCTCGGCCACCGCGACCTTCCTGTTCCGCCAGTTTTTCATGACCATCCCCGAAGAGATGCTCGAAGCCGCCCGTGTCGATGGCGCCGGACCGCTTAAGTTTTTTAAAGACATCCTGATGCCGCTGTCGGTGACCAATATCGCTGCGCTGTTTGTGATCATGTTTATCTACGGCTGGAACCAGTACCTCTGGCCACTCATTATCACCACCGACCCTGATTACTACACCATCGTGATGGGCATTCAGCGCATGACCTCGGAAGAGAACCCCCAGTGGCAACTGGTGATGGCAGCGGTGGTGATGGCAGCGCTACCGCCGGTGTTAGTGATTCTGTTTATGCAACGCCTGTTTGTGAAAGGCCTGACCGAGACGGAGAAATAA
- the ugpA gene encoding sn-glycerol-3-phosphate ABC transporter permease UgpA — protein sequence MQTKRMTYPGRFLPYALLAPQVIVTLIFFIWPAGQALYQSLLREDAFGLKTTFVGLENFARLFRDGSYLNSLSVTAVFAIGTTLLSMTVALLMASTVNRMIRSRTTYTTLLVWPYAIAPALAGVLWWFIFNPSIGIVPYMLEMVGYRWNHRNSGSDAMLLVIFAAAWKQISYNFLFFLAGLQSIPQSLIEAASIDGASPTKRFWTIIFPLLTPTTFFLLVVNVVYAMFDTFAIIHATTAGGPAQATNILVYKVYADGFVGLNLGSSAAQSVILMVIVVALTMIQFRFIERRVNY from the coding sequence ATGCAAACCAAACGCATGACTTACCCTGGTCGCTTTTTGCCCTACGCGCTGCTGGCGCCCCAGGTGATTGTAACGCTGATTTTCTTTATCTGGCCTGCAGGTCAGGCGCTGTATCAGTCGCTGTTGCGCGAAGATGCCTTTGGCCTTAAAACGACGTTTGTAGGCCTCGAGAACTTTGCTCGACTGTTCCGCGACGGTAGCTATCTCAACTCTCTGTCGGTGACCGCGGTATTCGCCATCGGTACCACACTGCTATCAATGACGGTGGCACTTTTAATGGCCAGCACCGTCAACCGAATGATTCGCTCACGGACGACCTACACCACGCTACTGGTATGGCCCTATGCTATTGCCCCCGCGCTTGCCGGGGTTTTGTGGTGGTTTATCTTCAACCCCTCCATCGGCATTGTGCCCTATATGCTGGAGATGGTGGGTTACCGGTGGAACCACCGTAACTCCGGCAGTGATGCCATGCTGCTGGTAATTTTTGCCGCCGCCTGGAAGCAGATCTCCTATAACTTTTTGTTTTTCCTGGCGGGTTTACAGTCCATCCCGCAATCACTGATTGAAGCCGCCTCCATTGACGGCGCCAGCCCGACGAAGCGCTTCTGGACGATTATTTTCCCGCTGCTCACGCCGACCACCTTCTTCTTGCTGGTAGTTAACGTGGTGTACGCCATGTTCGACACCTTCGCGATCATCCACGCCACCACCGCAGGCGGCCCCGCTCAGGCGACCAATATTTTAGTGTACAAGGTCTACGCCGATGGTTTTGTGGGCCTCAACCTGGGTTCCTCGGCAGCTCAGTCGGTGATTCTAATGGTGATTGTGGTGGCATTAACCATGATTCAGTTCCGCTTTATTGAGCGCCGAGTTAACTACTAG
- the ugpB gene encoding sn-glycerol-3-phosphate ABC transporter substrate-binding protein UgpB, translating to MSRFTLHALAVGVATASLSLSAQAATEISWWHAMGGQLGEILEEMTEEFNASQDDYHVTPSYRGTYTETMTGAIAAFRANEQPHILQVFEVGTGTMMNAKGAIYPVYELMEAHGRAFDNEAFLPAVVGYYTDTNGNMLSFPFNSSTPIMYYNRDMFEEAGLDPEQPPETWEEVADFSRQIVESGAARCGFTTSWPSWVMLENFSAWHNVPLGTLENGFGGMETEFTFNNELVARHWDNLHDWQEEGVFKWGGPGSGPDSEPMFYSQDCAIFFGSSASRADVAANSEFEVGFGMQPYYDDVDGAPQNSIIGGATLWALQGHSDEEYEAVAAFFEYLSQPEVQAQWHQQTGYLPITQAAWDLSKEQGYYDENPGADISLKQMTLNEPTENSKGLRFGNFVQIRDIISEEMEAVMTGDKSGQEAADEAVARGNDLLRDFEAANQ from the coding sequence ATGTCTCGTTTTACACTGCACGCGCTTGCCGTAGGGGTGGCGACGGCAAGCCTAAGCCTGTCTGCTCAGGCGGCAACAGAGATTAGCTGGTGGCACGCCATGGGCGGTCAATTGGGCGAAATTCTCGAAGAAATGACCGAAGAGTTTAACGCTTCACAGGACGACTATCACGTCACACCCAGCTACCGCGGCACTTATACCGAGACGATGACTGGCGCCATTGCCGCCTTCCGCGCCAATGAGCAGCCGCATATCCTGCAGGTGTTTGAAGTCGGTACCGGCACCATGATGAACGCCAAAGGCGCCATCTACCCAGTGTACGAGCTGATGGAAGCGCATGGTCGCGCTTTCGATAACGAAGCTTTCCTGCCCGCCGTCGTGGGTTATTACACCGACACCAACGGCAATATGCTGTCGTTCCCGTTCAACTCCTCTACACCCATCATGTACTACAACCGCGACATGTTTGAGGAAGCGGGCCTGGATCCCGAGCAGCCCCCCGAAACATGGGAAGAAGTGGCCGATTTTTCACGCCAAATCGTCGAATCAGGTGCGGCCCGCTGTGGCTTTACCACCTCCTGGCCTAGCTGGGTGATGCTGGAAAACTTCTCCGCTTGGCATAACGTGCCGCTGGGTACGCTGGAAAACGGCTTTGGCGGTATGGAAACCGAGTTTACCTTCAACAATGAGCTGGTCGCTCGCCATTGGGACAATCTCCACGACTGGCAGGAAGAAGGTGTCTTCAAATGGGGCGGCCCCGGTTCCGGCCCCGACTCTGAGCCGATGTTCTACTCCCAGGACTGCGCGATTTTCTTCGGCTCTTCTGCTTCACGTGCGGATGTCGCCGCCAATTCAGAATTTGAAGTGGGCTTTGGCATGCAGCCCTACTACGACGACGTAGACGGCGCGCCGCAAAACTCGATTATCGGTGGCGCCACCCTGTGGGCACTGCAGGGCCATAGCGACGAAGAGTACGAAGCCGTTGCAGCCTTCTTCGAGTACCTCTCCCAACCCGAAGTGCAGGCGCAGTGGCATCAGCAAACCGGCTACTTGCCCATCACCCAAGCCGCTTGGGATCTGAGCAAAGAGCAGGGCTACTACGATGAGAATCCTGGTGCGGATATTTCGCTGAAACAGATGACCCTTAACGAGCCAACCGAAAACTCTAAGGGCCTACGCTTTGGTAACTTTGTCCAGATTCGCGACATTATCTCCGAAGAGATGGAAGCGGTGATGACCGGTGACAAATCGGGTCAGGAAGCAGCGGATGAAGCAGTCGCACGCGGCAATGATCTGCTCCGTGACTTTGAAGCTGCCAACCAGTAA
- a CDS encoding sn-glycerol-3-phosphate import ATP-binding protein UgpC: protein MASITLEGLKKTYSGDVQAVKGIDLQIEDGEFVVLVGPSGCGKSTLLRMVAGLETITEGTLKIGERVVNKLEPAERDIAMVFQNYALYPHMTVYNNLAYGLKNRGFKKDDIEKRVRVAAKMLEIEEFLERKPRKLSGGQRQRVAMGRALVREPAAFLFDEPLSNLDAKLRVQMRVEIKQLQRRLKTTSLYVTHDQLEAMTLGDRLVVLNAGQIEQVGTPMEIYARPASMFVAGFIGSPAMNMLPVDYLNEQGANGLLDNLPDGTDVVGIRPDDMHLAPPAVPHLIVDSTLALFEAAGAESHLYVTLADSDQPTVIRVAGQPPVAEGETLRFFVTRDALHPFNSTTGKRTGD, encoded by the coding sequence ATGGCCAGCATTACCTTGGAAGGGCTCAAGAAAACCTATAGCGGCGATGTTCAGGCTGTTAAAGGCATCGACTTACAGATTGAAGATGGCGAGTTTGTGGTGCTGGTGGGGCCTTCCGGATGCGGTAAATCCACCCTGCTGCGCATGGTGGCAGGATTGGAAACCATTACCGAAGGCACACTCAAAATCGGCGAACGGGTGGTGAACAAGCTCGAACCCGCCGAACGCGATATCGCCATGGTGTTTCAGAACTACGCGCTCTACCCGCATATGACGGTGTACAACAACCTGGCCTATGGCCTAAAAAACCGCGGCTTTAAAAAAGACGACATTGAAAAACGCGTGCGTGTTGCCGCCAAAATGCTGGAGATCGAAGAGTTTTTGGAGCGCAAACCACGCAAGCTCTCCGGCGGCCAGCGTCAGCGGGTAGCCATGGGCCGTGCCCTGGTGCGCGAACCGGCGGCGTTTCTATTTGATGAGCCGCTCTCCAACCTGGATGCCAAGCTGCGGGTGCAGATGCGGGTGGAGATCAAGCAGCTGCAGCGGCGGCTGAAAACCACCAGCCTGTATGTGACCCACGACCAGCTGGAAGCCATGACACTGGGTGACCGCTTGGTGGTACTGAACGCCGGACAGATCGAGCAGGTGGGCACCCCGATGGAGATCTACGCCCGCCCCGCGTCCATGTTTGTGGCTGGGTTTATTGGCTCCCCCGCCATGAACATGCTGCCGGTGGATTACTTGAACGAACAAGGCGCTAACGGTCTACTGGATAACCTGCCTGACGGCACCGATGTTGTCGGCATTCGACCGGATGATATGCATCTAGCGCCACCCGCAGTCCCCCATCTAATTGTCGACTCTACGCTTGCGCTGTTTGAGGCCGCCGGTGCCGAAAGCCATCTGTACGTGACCCTCGCCGATAGCGACCAGCCCACGGTGATTCGCGTTGCGGGGCAGCCGCCGGTTGCCGAAGGCGAAACCCTGCGGTTTTTTGTGACCCGCGACGCTCTGCACCCTTTTAATAGCACCACGGGTAAACGCACCGGGGATTGA
- a CDS encoding RNA polymerase sigma factor, which produces MSTESLYVDDLYRDHSRRVQATLIRLLGDFELAEEAMQDAFVAAVQQWPVSGQPDNPTAWLIRTGYHCGIDQIRQRSTARRRAHLLLPTELPTEEALDLEPTTIEDDALRLLFTCCHPSLSMEARTALTLREMCGLTTEQVASALLMKPTTLAQRIVRAKRKIRDAHIPYAVPTQEELPERLPDVLQVIYLVFNEGYSRSTGASVVDISLTQEAMRLGNELARLLPQGEVFGLMALMLLNDARRDARQDNDGELVTLDAQDRRLWRQEDIQTGIAWLEQALALTPAGYYTLQASIAAVHAQASRAELTDWGRIVRLYDALCRRFPSPILTLNRAVAIAMNGAPDTGLKLLDDIAHHPQISRYHLFYAAKADLLRRQGQHEAARNAYHQALQLATLTPEKRFLQKRLNELEPTP; this is translated from the coding sequence ATGAGTACTGAATCTTTATACGTTGATGACCTGTATCGTGATCACTCCCGGCGCGTTCAGGCGACGCTGATCCGCCTGCTGGGGGATTTTGAGCTAGCCGAAGAAGCCATGCAGGATGCCTTTGTGGCAGCTGTTCAGCAGTGGCCGGTTAGCGGCCAACCTGACAACCCCACCGCATGGCTGATTCGCACCGGCTACCACTGCGGAATAGACCAAATTCGCCAGCGTAGTACCGCACGCCGAAGGGCTCACTTACTGTTACCCACAGAGCTGCCTACAGAAGAGGCGTTGGATCTTGAACCAACGACTATTGAAGACGACGCCCTGCGGCTGCTATTCACCTGCTGCCACCCAAGTTTGAGCATGGAAGCACGGACTGCCCTGACGCTTCGCGAGATGTGCGGTTTGACCACCGAGCAGGTTGCCAGCGCGCTACTGATGAAGCCTACAACGCTGGCACAGCGTATCGTACGCGCCAAACGCAAAATTCGCGATGCGCATATCCCTTATGCCGTGCCGACCCAAGAGGAACTGCCCGAACGCTTGCCGGATGTACTCCAGGTGATCTATCTGGTCTTCAATGAAGGCTACTCACGTAGCACGGGCGCCAGCGTGGTCGATATCAGCCTGACCCAAGAAGCCATGCGGCTGGGCAATGAGCTGGCACGGTTACTACCCCAGGGTGAGGTATTTGGGCTGATGGCCTTGATGCTGCTTAACGATGCCCGCCGGGATGCGCGCCAGGATAACGACGGCGAGCTGGTAACACTGGATGCTCAAGACAGACGCCTATGGCGCCAAGAGGATATCCAAACCGGCATTGCATGGCTGGAACAGGCGCTGGCGCTCACCCCCGCCGGGTACTACACCCTACAAGCCTCGATTGCCGCCGTACACGCCCAGGCTAGCCGCGCCGAGCTGACTGATTGGGGGCGCATCGTCAGGCTCTACGATGCGCTCTGCCGACGCTTTCCTTCGCCAATCCTGACGCTGAATCGCGCCGTTGCCATTGCCATGAACGGTGCGCCCGACACCGGCCTGAAGTTGCTCGACGACATCGCTCATCACCCGCAAATCAGCCGCTATCATCTGTTCTATGCCGCTAAAGCGGATTTACTGCGCCGCCAAGGCCAGCATGAGGCCGCGCGCAATGCCTATCACCAGGCGCTGCAATTGGCCACCCTGACGCCCGAAAAACGCTTTTTGCAAAAGCGGTTAAACGAACTAGAGCCAACTCCATAA
- a CDS encoding aldo/keto reductase, whose product MQLDHYRLLGRSGLKISPMALGTMTFGTEWNFGADESTSRALFDHYVDHGGNFIDTANYYTGGTSESFVGRFAQGKRDRLVIATKYTLPMRGDDPNSGGNSRRSMVRSVEDSLTRLGSDYIDLLYLHAWDFTTPVEEILRAMDDLVAAGKVVYLGMSDIPAWQASRMQAIADLRGWSPMVAMQLEYNLIERSVEGDLVPMAREMGMGIMPWSPLASGLLTGKYKRAELAPENVVRGSRAAIVNEAGPVPERSFRIIDEVKRVAAEQNTSPATVALAWLLTRPDMAAPIIGARSISQLEANLAALELELTGDQLARLDEVSAVPLGFPHEYLRRPAVQANIYGGMSISMRG is encoded by the coding sequence ATGCAGCTCGACCATTACCGCTTGCTGGGCCGTTCGGGCCTGAAAATATCGCCTATGGCGCTAGGCACCATGACTTTCGGAACGGAGTGGAACTTCGGTGCCGACGAGTCGACCTCCCGCGCGCTCTTTGATCACTACGTCGATCATGGCGGCAACTTCATTGATACGGCGAATTACTATACGGGTGGCACTTCCGAGTCCTTTGTCGGCCGCTTTGCCCAGGGGAAACGGGATCGCTTGGTCATCGCCACAAAATACACCTTGCCGATGCGCGGTGATGACCCCAATTCTGGAGGCAACAGTAGACGTAGCATGGTTCGTTCGGTAGAAGACAGCCTGACTCGCCTGGGCAGCGACTATATCGACCTGCTGTATCTGCACGCCTGGGATTTCACCACCCCCGTGGAGGAGATTCTACGCGCCATGGATGATTTGGTAGCCGCGGGAAAGGTCGTTTATCTGGGGATGTCGGATATCCCTGCCTGGCAGGCCTCACGGATGCAGGCGATCGCAGATCTCCGGGGCTGGTCGCCCATGGTTGCAATGCAGCTGGAGTACAATCTGATTGAGCGCAGCGTGGAAGGTGACTTGGTTCCGATGGCGCGTGAAATGGGGATGGGTATCATGCCCTGGTCACCGCTGGCGAGTGGACTGCTGACGGGGAAGTACAAGCGTGCCGAACTCGCACCCGAAAACGTGGTCAGGGGTAGCCGTGCAGCCATCGTAAACGAGGCGGGGCCCGTACCAGAGCGCAGCTTTCGCATTATTGATGAAGTGAAACGGGTCGCTGCAGAACAAAATACATCACCTGCCACTGTGGCTTTAGCATGGCTGCTTACCCGTCCTGATATGGCTGCACCGATCATTGGCGCGCGTTCGATAAGTCAGCTTGAAGCCAACCTGGCCGCACTCGAACTGGAACTGACGGGTGACCAATTGGCACGCCTCGACGAGGTCAGCGCGGTGCCTCTAGGATTTCCCCATGAGTACCTGCGGCGCCCGGCGGTTCAGGCAAATATCTATGGCGGCATGTCGATCTCTATGCGTGGCTAA